The Tamandua tetradactyla isolate mTamTet1 unplaced genomic scaffold, mTamTet1.pri scaffold_153_ctg1, whole genome shotgun sequence genome contains a region encoding:
- the LOC143673153 gene encoding olfactory receptor 14A16-like, with amino-acid sequence MRNETTVTEFILMGFPTSQHMYILHSMLFSFIYLWALLGNALIITIIALDQHLKTLMYFFLKNLSCLDFCLISVTTPKTIVNSLTHNNSISFLGCLAQVFFMVFSATAEVLLLTAMSFDRYAAICHPLHYEVIMNMSACVQMAAVSWVGGFLNAVIHTVGTFSFSFCGSNVVHQFFCGIPQLLAISCSENLMKEIVPILITSILDFCCFIFITVSYIYIFSTVRKIPSKVGQSKAYSTCLPHLVVILLFFSTGFTAHLKPTSGSPSVFDIVISVFYTVVPPTLNPIIYSLRNKAMKMAFHMFRERSIIKK; translated from the coding sequence ATGAGAAATGAAACGACTGTGACTGAATTTATCCTCATGGGATTTCCTACTAGTCAACATATGTACATTTTGCATTCAATGctcttctcattcatttatttgtgggCCCTGCTGGGGAATGCCCTCATTATCACGATAATAGCTTTGGACCAGCACCTCAAAACCCTCATGTACTTCTTCCTGAAAAATTTGTCCTGCCTGGATTTCTGCCTCATTTCAGTTACAACCCCCAAAACCATTGTCAACTCCTTGACCCACAACAACTCCATCTCCTTCCTTGGCTGCCTAGCACAAGTGTTTTTTATGGTGTTTTCAGCAACTGCAGAGGTGCTCCTCCTCACAGCAATGTCCTTTGATCGCTATGCTGCCATCTGCCATCCCCTGCACTATGAGGTCATCATGAACATGAGCGCATGTGTGCAGATGGCAGCTGTGTCTTGGGTGGGTGGTTTTCTGAATGCTGTGATACACACAGTTGgtaccttctccttctccttctgtgGGTCTAATGTGGTACATCAGTTTTTCTGTGGCATTCCCCAATTATTAGCTATTTCTTGTtcagaaaatttaatgaaagaaattgtGCCCATCCTCATTACTTCCATCTTGGATTTCTGCTGTTTCATTTTCATCACTGTTTCCTACATCTATATCTTCTCCACTGTCAGGAAGATTCCATCAAAAGTAGGCCAGTCAAAAGCCTACTCCACTTGTCTTCCACACTTGGtggtcattttgttatttttttccactgGTTTCACTGCCCATCTAAAGCCAACTTCAGGGTCCCCTTCTGTTTTTGACATAGTAATTTCTGTGTTCTACACTGTAGTACCCCCAACCTTGAATCCCATCATATATAGTCTAAGAAACAAGGCCATGAAGATGGCTTTTCATATGTTTAGAGAAAGAAGTATCATCAAAAAGTAG